A part of Paenibacillus sp. IHBB 10380 genomic DNA contains:
- a CDS encoding carbohydrate ABC transporter permease — MISAVKDTGRDKVFVICTYIYVFLAFIVVAYPLVYMLSASISDPKLVSSGEMWLWPRGITFDGYKRVFENSSIWTGYMNTILYTVVGTMINLIVTLPAAYALSRKDFVGRNFFMGMFMVTMFFGGGLVPSYLLIKNLGMVDTMWAIVIPSAASIWNIIVSRTFFQSTIPNELQEAAQIDGCTNMRLFFRIVLPLSMPIIAVMGLFYGVGNWNSYFSALIYLNDESKFPLQLILRQILVLQEMSAQPGGSMDATTALALNNKAEVAALVKYAVIIVSTLPIIAIYPFLQRYFVQGVMIGSVKG, encoded by the coding sequence ATGATTTCCGCTGTTAAAGATACGGGGCGAGACAAGGTATTTGTTATTTGTACCTATATTTATGTGTTTTTAGCCTTTATTGTTGTGGCTTATCCTCTGGTGTATATGCTTAGTGCTTCCATTAGTGATCCGAAGCTTGTCAGTTCCGGTGAAATGTGGCTTTGGCCAAGAGGCATTACGTTTGATGGTTATAAAAGAGTGTTTGAGAACTCGAGTATATGGACGGGGTATATGAATACCATCCTCTATACCGTGGTGGGAACGATGATCAATCTGATCGTCACGTTGCCAGCAGCATATGCCTTGAGTCGTAAAGACTTTGTTGGACGCAACTTTTTTATGGGTATGTTTATGGTCACCATGTTCTTCGGGGGAGGCCTTGTGCCGAGCTATTTACTTATTAAAAATCTAGGTATGGTCGATACCATGTGGGCGATTGTGATCCCTTCGGCAGCGTCGATCTGGAATATCATTGTATCTCGGACGTTCTTTCAGTCTACAATTCCGAATGAACTGCAAGAAGCCGCTCAAATCGACGGATGCACCAATATGAGACTGTTCTTCAGAATCGTTCTACCTTTGTCGATGCCGATCATTGCAGTCATGGGATTGTTCTACGGTGTAGGTAACTGGAACAGCTATTTCTCGGCTCTTATTTATTTAAACGACGAATCTAAATTCCCACTGCAGTTGATCTTGCGTCAAATTCTAGTTCTGCAAGAAATGTCTGCACAACCAGGAGGATCTATGGATGCGACGACGGCGTTGGCACTTAACAACAAGGCAGAAGTCGCGGCTCTGGTTAAATACGCAGTCATCATCGTTTCAACGTTGCCAATTATCGCAATCTATCCGTTCCTTCAGCGGTACTTTGTACAAGGGGTCATGATTGGGTCCGTAAAGGGCTGA
- a CDS encoding ABC transporter permease, producing MQDTNSTRIITSSVIPKVKGKNEKKKRRNKIIQNWELYIFIAPAFFYFLIFHYGPMYGIQIAFKNFVPTKGILGSSWVGFDHFIRFFNSYYFWDLLWNTLSISLYELAVGFPIPIILALAFNEVRNGPFKKTVQTVTYAPHFISVVVMGGMIITFLSPSSGIVVHIIEWLGFNAPQFLTDPKWFKTMYVFSGVWQSAGWGTIIYLAALSGVDPQQHEAAIIDGATRLQRIRYINIPMIVPTMTILLILSVGSLLGVGFEKILLLQNQLNMEASDVISTFVYRSGLVDAQYSFSTAVGLFNSVVNAFLLIAVNQIVRRTNENSLW from the coding sequence ATGCAGGATACAAACAGTACCCGTATCATAACAAGTAGCGTGATCCCGAAAGTGAAGGGGAAGAACGAAAAGAAGAAGAGACGGAACAAAATAATTCAGAACTGGGAATTGTATATATTCATTGCGCCAGCATTTTTTTACTTCCTTATTTTCCATTATGGGCCGATGTATGGTATACAGATTGCATTTAAGAACTTTGTTCCTACTAAAGGTATTCTAGGCAGTTCGTGGGTTGGCTTTGACCATTTTATTCGCTTTTTCAACTCGTATTACTTTTGGGATTTGCTATGGAACACACTCAGCATTAGCCTGTATGAATTGGCCGTTGGATTTCCAATTCCGATTATCTTGGCGCTGGCATTTAATGAAGTGAGGAACGGGCCATTTAAAAAGACGGTTCAGACGGTAACGTATGCACCTCACTTTATTTCCGTCGTCGTTATGGGTGGTATGATCATTACATTCTTGTCTCCCTCATCGGGTATTGTCGTTCACATCATTGAATGGCTTGGATTTAACGCACCTCAATTCCTGACGGATCCCAAATGGTTTAAGACGATGTACGTGTTCTCAGGCGTTTGGCAGAGTGCTGGCTGGGGTACGATTATTTATTTGGCAGCTCTATCCGGCGTGGATCCACAGCAACATGAAGCAGCTATTATTGATGGAGCTACGAGACTTCAACGCATCAGATATATCAACATTCCAATGATCGTTCCAACTATGACGATTCTATTGATTCTGAGTGTGGGTAGTTTGTTAGGCGTAGGGTTTGAGAAAATACTACTATTGCAAAACCAACTGAACATGGAAGCATCGGACGTCATTTCGACATTTGTATATCGTTCGGGACTAGTAGATGCCCAATACAGTTTCTCTACGGCGGTTGGCTTGTTCAACTCGGTTGTTAACGCATTCCTGTTAATTGCTGTGAACCAAATCGTGCGCCGTACCAATGAGAATAGTTTGTGGTAG
- the galU gene encoding UTP--glucose-1-phosphate uridylyltransferase GalU produces MKIRKAIIPAAGLGTRFLPATKAMPKEMLPIVDKPTIQYIVEEAVASGIEDIIIVTGKGKRAIEDHFDYSFELEHNLESKEKWDLLSEVRKSSEMADIHYIRQKEPKGLGHAIWCARKFIGNEPFAVLLGDDIVESEVPCLKQMMNVYEQYQSSVVGVQPVPWNEVSRYGIVDASLIEERVYQANRWVEKPKQEKSPSNLAIMGRYILTPHIFDLLGEQNAGVNGEIQLTDAIARLGELERILAYNFDGQRHDVGEKLGFIETTIHYALQHQELREGLLQYMKQTIHQIEHS; encoded by the coding sequence ATGAAAATCCGTAAAGCAATCATCCCTGCCGCGGGCTTAGGAACTCGCTTCTTACCTGCTACAAAAGCTATGCCCAAGGAAATGCTACCGATCGTGGACAAGCCCACCATTCAATATATTGTAGAGGAAGCGGTTGCCTCAGGAATTGAAGACATTATTATCGTCACTGGGAAAGGAAAACGGGCAATCGAGGATCATTTTGACTATTCCTTTGAATTGGAGCACAATCTAGAATCAAAGGAGAAGTGGGACCTACTTAGTGAAGTTCGCAAGTCATCAGAAATGGCTGACATTCACTATATCCGCCAGAAGGAACCGAAAGGATTAGGACATGCCATCTGGTGTGCCCGCAAGTTTATTGGTAATGAGCCTTTTGCTGTCCTGCTGGGAGACGACATAGTGGAATCGGAAGTTCCATGTCTAAAGCAAATGATGAATGTGTATGAGCAGTACCAATCCTCCGTTGTAGGTGTGCAGCCTGTCCCGTGGAACGAAGTATCTAGGTATGGAATTGTGGATGCTTCGTTAATAGAAGAAAGGGTATACCAGGCTAATCGATGGGTGGAGAAACCGAAACAGGAAAAGTCCCCATCCAATCTGGCTATAATGGGACGTTACATTTTAACGCCACATATTTTTGATCTACTCGGTGAACAAAACGCTGGCGTGAATGGTGAAATTCAGCTGACAGATGCTATTGCTAGACTGGGCGAGTTAGAGAGAATACTCGCCTACAACTTCGATGGGCAAAGACATGATGTAGGGGAGAAGTTAGGCTTTATTGAGACGACGATCCACTATGCACTGCAACATCAGGAGCTAAGAGAAGGCCTTTTGCAGTATATGAAGCAAACGATTCATCAGATTGAGCATTCATAG
- a CDS encoding U32 family peptidase, producing MKNQGIQRGDVELLAPAGDWDCMRAAVANGADAIFFGVEKFNARARANNFRMDELPEIMAFLHSYGVEGFLTFNILVFENELSDAKELVEACIDAGVDAIIVQDLGLVKMVREISPDFPIHGSTQMTITSPEAVEFTKPWDFERVVLGRENNLKQIKKIGDQARLPMEVFVHGALCVSYSGQCLTSEVWGGRSANRGECAQACRLPYDLMVDGVQKPMGDVTYLLSPKDLAAIDIMPELIEAGVISFKIEGRLKTPEYVANVVSKYRKAIDRYFEGDSTAPSKEEIRELEQSFSRGLTHGFLDGTNNKKLVDGTFPKSRGVYLGRVEQILRDGVVCRIDAPLKKGDGIVFDAGDPTQKEEGGRVYDIRRKGVKLEGEAGEGWIIDIIPGRNDVNLQRLNIGDRVWKTNDPALDRRLRQTYETEKPYRVFPVHVKAVGHIGGLLTTWWTDVQKGTTVRVDSEMELEAAQKRPMDYALLEEQFGRLGGTVFQLEQLDVQLQGDVIVPMRELNSIRRRAVEQLAGERPKPPVYVKRAVSVYSDATRSASQPVQRGEAELTALCRSLPQVQAALEAGVGMIYADFEFIKQFPAAVEAVRAAGAKIALATPRIHMPGENGYHNNILRLQPDAVLVRNTGALYFYLRHRQEQPDAYHPEIIGDFSLNIANHKTADLFIESGCDMITPSYDLNIQQMVDMLGRANTSKMEIVIHQHMPMFHTEHCVYCTFLSEGTDFTNCGRPCEEHRVSLQDRIGMSHPVRVDEGCRNTVYNAVEQSGAEYLTNFMELGVSKYRIEFLEETPEQVHEVIDLYKRAMLGEISGTQVWRTLKATNQLGVTRGQLVK from the coding sequence ATGAAGAATCAAGGAATACAAAGAGGAGACGTTGAACTACTAGCGCCAGCCGGAGATTGGGACTGTATGCGTGCAGCGGTGGCGAATGGTGCGGATGCTATCTTCTTCGGTGTGGAAAAGTTTAACGCTCGTGCACGTGCGAACAATTTCCGAATGGATGAACTGCCTGAGATTATGGCGTTTCTGCATAGTTATGGTGTTGAGGGTTTCTTAACGTTCAACATTCTTGTGTTTGAGAATGAATTAAGCGATGCGAAAGAACTGGTTGAGGCGTGTATCGATGCTGGAGTAGATGCCATAATCGTACAGGATTTGGGGCTTGTCAAAATGGTGCGTGAAATTTCACCGGATTTCCCAATCCACGGCTCAACACAGATGACGATTACTTCACCAGAAGCGGTGGAGTTCACGAAGCCTTGGGATTTTGAACGGGTAGTGCTTGGTCGTGAGAACAACCTGAAGCAGATTAAGAAAATTGGGGATCAAGCAAGACTCCCTATGGAAGTATTTGTTCACGGAGCACTGTGTGTCTCTTACTCGGGACAATGTTTAACTTCGGAAGTATGGGGCGGACGTTCTGCGAACCGTGGGGAATGTGCACAGGCTTGTCGTTTGCCTTATGACCTGATGGTTGATGGTGTGCAGAAGCCTATGGGGGATGTGACTTATTTACTATCTCCGAAGGATTTAGCAGCTATTGATATTATGCCGGAGTTGATTGAAGCGGGTGTGATCTCTTTCAAAATTGAAGGACGTTTAAAGACTCCTGAATATGTTGCGAATGTAGTTAGCAAGTATCGCAAGGCGATTGATCGATACTTCGAAGGTGATTCTACAGCCCCAAGTAAGGAAGAAATAAGAGAGCTTGAGCAAAGTTTCTCTCGTGGTCTTACACATGGTTTTCTTGATGGTACGAACAATAAGAAACTTGTAGATGGGACATTCCCGAAAAGTCGCGGGGTATATCTAGGTCGAGTAGAGCAGATCCTACGTGATGGCGTAGTCTGCCGTATAGATGCGCCATTGAAGAAGGGTGACGGCATTGTGTTCGACGCTGGAGATCCAACGCAGAAGGAAGAAGGCGGTCGCGTCTACGATATCCGTCGTAAAGGCGTGAAGCTGGAAGGTGAAGCGGGTGAGGGCTGGATCATTGATATTATTCCAGGGCGTAATGATGTCAATCTGCAAAGACTAAACATTGGTGACCGCGTCTGGAAGACGAATGATCCTGCACTGGATAGACGACTTCGCCAAACCTATGAGACAGAGAAGCCTTACCGGGTATTCCCAGTTCATGTGAAAGCTGTAGGCCATATCGGTGGTTTACTTACGACATGGTGGACCGATGTACAGAAGGGGACGACCGTTCGTGTAGATTCGGAGATGGAGCTTGAAGCTGCCCAGAAGCGGCCGATGGATTATGCTCTGCTGGAAGAGCAATTCGGACGCCTAGGCGGAACTGTGTTCCAGCTTGAGCAGCTTGACGTCCAGCTACAAGGGGACGTCATTGTCCCTATGCGCGAGCTGAACAGTATCCGCCGCCGTGCGGTGGAGCAACTTGCCGGCGAGCGTCCGAAGCCGCCGGTATACGTGAAGCGTGCGGTTTCGGTTTACAGCGATGCTACGAGAAGCGCATCGCAGCCAGTTCAGCGCGGCGAAGCGGAGCTTACCGCTCTGTGCCGCAGTCTGCCACAAGTACAGGCTGCTCTCGAAGCAGGCGTAGGAATGATCTATGCTGACTTTGAGTTCATTAAGCAGTTCCCGGCAGCGGTAGAAGCTGTTCGTGCCGCTGGTGCAAAAATTGCGTTGGCAACACCGCGTATTCATATGCCAGGGGAGAATGGATACCATAACAACATTTTACGATTACAGCCAGATGCTGTACTAGTTCGTAATACGGGGGCACTATACTTCTATTTGCGCCATCGTCAAGAACAACCAGATGCTTACCATCCAGAGATCATTGGTGATTTCTCATTGAACATTGCTAACCATAAGACTGCAGATCTGTTCATTGAATCCGGATGTGATATGATCACTCCATCCTATGACCTGAACATTCAACAGATGGTAGATATGCTGGGTCGTGCTAACACATCTAAGATGGAGATCGTTATCCATCAGCATATGCCGATGTTTCATACAGAACACTGCGTATATTGTACGTTCCTTAGTGAAGGTACGGATTTCACGAACTGTGGGCGTCCGTGTGAGGAACACCGTGTTTCCTTACAAGACCGTATTGGGATGTCCCATCCCGTTCGTGTAGACGAAGGCTGCCGCAACACTGTTTATAATGCAGTTGAGCAGTCTGGTGCCGAATACTTGACTAACTTCATGGAGCTTGGTGTATCCAAGTACCGTATCGAATTCCTTGAAGAAACCCCTGAGCAGGTGCATGAAGTCATTGATCTTTACAAACGTGCAATGCTTGGAGAGATTAGTGGTACGCAAGTATGGCGGACACTGAAGGCAACGAATCAGCTTGGTGTAACGCGTGGACAGTTAGTGAAATGA